The Euphorbia lathyris chromosome 2, ddEupLath1.1, whole genome shotgun sequence genome includes a window with the following:
- the LOC136217840 gene encoding uncharacterized protein — translation MDKRKHRRSKSSPGFINGWRGSGSFDSVIDESPKPDEHGFSWAGIRINENLKKKDEAESPEIINHGIHMISKSSPELSELGVSVNGNEEGENYYPIFNSSNYSSSSLPPNWFSHSSSSCNSSISLRIPSSNVSSASNSLTTITSNPYGNVDHKNSISGENSGGLENGFELTFPVSDFGQRQQQGSFMGRMMSLIQSPPAVQSMERSVEGYDPHRIPSAVFESNRTVEWSVASNESLFSLNLGRTNSLSPEKLFGLGDFNTGELDPLAVYRFTGPRTSDSDHSCYRISDVEIDLLKKIEEDGAEDSEQRNSEENVIENSDLERTIEVSNEVADDTNNKLQLDSKQQPDLALSFRVEEPTDKIPPAKITKNSEESVKSTSSFAFQVLEDEKTKAKDPKDSSSIQNETQQPLPDPDPKASWKSWFDCLGCCSCFSILCCNYKSCCGGSSCPCNCSSYLPSSCTCKCNCSWCRCFSCGGASFCCFGTQRLYN, via the exons ATGGACAAGAGAAAGCACCGCAGATCAAAATCATCCCCAGGGTTTATCAATGGATGGAGAGGCAGCGGTTCTTTTGATTCAGTAATTGATGAAAGCCCCAAACCTGATGAACATGGCTTCTCTTGGGCTGGAATCAGAATTAACGAAAATCTGAAGAAGAAAGACGAGGCGGAATCACCAGAAATTATTAATCATGGAATTCATATGATAAGTAAAAGCTCACCAGAATTATCAGAATTAGGTGTTTCTGTTAATGGTAATGAAGAAGGAGAAAATTATTATCCAATCTTCAATTCTTCTAATTATTCATCATCATCCTTACCTCCTAATTGGTTTTCTCATTCTTCATCTTCTTGCAATTCTTCCATATCCCTAAGAATACCTTCCTCAAATGTATCTTCAGCTTCAAATTCATTAACAACAATAACCAGTAATCCTTACGGAAATGTGGATCATAAAAATAGTATTTCAGGCGAAAATTCTGGTGGACTGGAGAACGGTTTTGAACTTACATTTCCTGTTTCCGATTTCGGCCAAAGACAGCAGCAGGGGTCGTTTATGGGGCGTATGATGTCGTTAATTCAATCTCCTCCGGCGGTTCAATCAATGGAGCGATCAGTAGAAGGATATGATCCTCATAGAATTCCGTCAGCAGTATTCGAATCAAACAGAACAGTTGAATGGAGTGTTGCTTCAAATGAATCATTGTTTAGCCTTAATTTAGGAAGAACTAACAGTTTATCGCCGGAAAAGTTATTCGGTTTGGGAGATTTCAATACTGGAGAACTAGATCCATTGGCGGTTTATAGATTTACTGGCCCTCGAACTTCTGATTCTGATCATAGTTGCTATCGGATTTCAGATGTAGAAATAGATCTGCTGAagaaaattgaagaagatggagcGGAAGATTCAGAACAGAGAAATAGTGAGGAAAATGTAATAGAAAATTCAGATCTGGAGAGAACAATTGAGGTAAGTAATGAAGTAGCAGATGATACGAACAACAAACTTCAATTGGATTCAAAACAGCAACCAGATCTTGCTCTATCATTCAGAGTTGAAGAGCCAACTGATAAAATTCCACCAGCAAAAATTACCAAAAATTCAGAAGAAAGTGTAAAAAGCACGAGTTCTTTTGCATTTCAAGT ATTGGAAGATGAGAAGACAAAAGCTAAGGATCCGAAAGATAGCTCATCAATTCAAAATGAAACGCAACAACCTTTACCTGACCCTGATCCAAAAGCAAGCTGGAAAAGCTGGTTTGATTGCCTCGGCTGCTGTTCATGTTTCTCGATATTATGCTGTAATTATAAGTCGTGTTGCGGCGGATCTTCCTGTCCGTGTAATTGTTCTTCCTATTTGCCGTCATCATGTACATGTAAGTGTAACTGTTCTTGGTGCCGCTGCTTTTCCTGTGGTGGTGCGTCTTTTTGTTGCTTTGGAACCCAACGTCTCTACAATTAA